The following are from one region of the Defluviitalea raffinosedens genome:
- a CDS encoding TMEM165/GDT1 family protein, with amino-acid sequence MLREYLHALLFIFIAEMGDKTQILAMMFATKYKMRQVLLGVFIGSLLNHGVAVLFGTFIGGMIPANVLQIIAGSAFIFFALWSLKEEDDEDEEESTRKLGPVLTVAAAFFIGELGDKTQLTAITLSVDAAHPFFILLGTVSGMLLTSGVGIIVGSKIGDKIPELLMKFIAYGLFLVFGSMKLYTSLPDRYVNAFTISGFVIFIVIVSVFLIKPLLEKKKKGEKSLYQKTAITLYEYMNQMKNNIENICLGESTCGHCQGKNCIVGYAKDMIKEGIEQGAITSKIESDNHEIWAKKAFDHAKIIDSLKFTLMYLMDHYQDLQKREMTNAIRNSLEMALFEETLEFDGDIHAYLEHIKEKNPFIMEELKKGL; translated from the coding sequence CAACAAAGTATAAAATGAGACAAGTACTTCTGGGGGTTTTTATCGGTTCTTTATTGAATCATGGAGTGGCTGTATTATTTGGTACCTTTATTGGTGGAATGATTCCAGCCAATGTACTGCAAATCATTGCAGGTAGCGCTTTTATCTTCTTTGCGTTATGGTCTTTAAAGGAAGAGGATGATGAAGATGAAGAGGAAAGCACAAGAAAATTAGGACCTGTATTGACTGTTGCAGCAGCTTTTTTCATTGGTGAATTAGGGGATAAGACGCAACTTACAGCGATTACCCTGTCAGTGGACGCAGCCCATCCCTTTTTCATATTATTAGGGACTGTCAGCGGAATGCTGTTAACCAGTGGTGTAGGCATTATAGTAGGAAGTAAAATAGGGGATAAAATTCCTGAATTGCTCATGAAGTTTATTGCCTATGGGTTATTTTTAGTATTTGGAAGCATGAAACTGTACACGTCACTGCCAGATCGATATGTTAATGCATTTACCATATCTGGATTTGTAATATTTATTGTGATCGTTTCAGTGTTCCTCATTAAACCCCTGCTGGAAAAGAAGAAAAAAGGAGAAAAATCACTGTATCAAAAAACAGCGATTACCCTATATGAATATATGAATCAGATGAAAAATAATATAGAGAATATTTGTCTTGGAGAAAGTACATGTGGCCATTGCCAGGGGAAAAATTGTATTGTAGGCTACGCAAAAGATATGATTAAAGAGGGTATAGAGCAAGGAGCAATCACAAGTAAAATAGAATCGGACAACCATGAGATTTGGGCAAAGAAGGCTTTTGATCATGCCAAAATAATAGATAGTCTAAAATTCACACTCATGTACCTTATGGACCATTACCAGGACTTGCAGAAGAGAGAAATGACCAATGCCATCAGAAATTCACTGGAGATGGCTTTATTTGAAGAAACATTAGAATTTGATGGGGACATTCATGCATATTTAGAACATATAAAAGAAAAAAATCCATTTATTATGGAAGAACTAAAAAAGGGGTTATAA
- a CDS encoding DHH family phosphoesterase, translated as MKLSDLLIYDYIIIQCHDNPDGDSISSGYALYEYFKNKDKNVRLVYGGRFRITKPNLIKMIEELNIPIEYVDELIVGDNEVLITVDCQYGAGNVKRFPAKNIAIIDHHQQEIYDVTMTEIKPYLGSCATVVWQMLLDEGFDVNQYKNVATALYYGLFTDTNSFVEIYHPLDKDLQDHVEYDINLIRKLKNANFTLRDIEIAGMALIRYSYIDDYRCAIFKAHPCDPNILGFISDLALQVDVIDTCVVYNETNVGVYFSVRSCIREVMASEMAAFLAEGIGSGGGNMDKAGGFIHEEKFDRQYPGMNKDGYLHNRIKAYFDSFDIIYHNNNNLDIERMVLYKKKNLTLGFVPVAEVFKEGTPLLVRSIKGDIETVSSPDTYFMIGITGEVYPISKEKFSKSYKVIDGPFQLKNVEYFPKVKNRKTGQTIDLRAYVKACISTKEIFVYAQPLAKNTKVFTKWDSSKYMSGKVNDYIAIRQDDIEDVYIIENSIFNATYQRIS; from the coding sequence TTGAAGCTTTCAGATTTGCTTATATACGATTATATCATTATTCAGTGCCATGACAATCCTGATGGAGATTCTATCAGTTCAGGGTACGCTTTATATGAATATTTTAAAAACAAAGATAAAAATGTACGATTGGTCTATGGAGGACGTTTTAGGATTACCAAGCCTAATCTAATTAAAATGATAGAAGAATTAAACATTCCTATAGAGTATGTGGATGAATTAATTGTAGGAGATAATGAAGTCCTGATTACGGTAGACTGCCAATATGGAGCTGGAAACGTTAAAAGATTTCCTGCAAAGAACATTGCGATTATTGATCATCATCAACAAGAAATATATGATGTGACTATGACTGAAATCAAGCCTTATCTTGGAAGTTGTGCAACGGTGGTATGGCAGATGCTGCTAGATGAAGGATTTGATGTCAATCAGTATAAAAATGTAGCTACAGCTTTATATTATGGGCTTTTTACAGACACAAACAGTTTTGTGGAAATTTATCATCCTTTAGATAAAGATTTACAAGATCATGTTGAATATGATATAAATTTAATAAGAAAATTAAAAAATGCAAATTTTACTTTGCGAGACATAGAAATTGCAGGCATGGCTCTGATCAGATATTCTTATATTGATGATTATCGATGTGCTATCTTTAAGGCGCATCCCTGTGACCCCAATATATTGGGATTTATAAGCGATTTGGCGCTTCAGGTAGATGTCATAGATACTTGTGTTGTGTATAATGAAACAAATGTGGGAGTCTATTTTTCTGTAAGAAGTTGTATAAGGGAAGTAATGGCTTCAGAGATGGCTGCCTTTCTGGCAGAAGGGATAGGTTCCGGAGGAGGAAATATGGATAAGGCAGGGGGCTTTATTCATGAAGAAAAATTTGACAGGCAATACCCGGGAATGAATAAGGATGGATACTTACATAATCGTATAAAAGCTTATTTTGATAGTTTCGATATTATTTATCATAATAATAATAACCTTGATATTGAGAGAATGGTTCTTTATAAAAAGAAGAATCTGACTCTGGGCTTTGTCCCTGTAGCAGAGGTTTTTAAAGAAGGTACGCCTCTGCTTGTGAGGAGCATTAAAGGAGATATAGAGACTGTATCTTCTCCGGACACTTATTTTATGATAGGTATTACAGGAGAGGTATATCCTATAAGCAAAGAAAAATTTAGTAAAAGCTATAAGGTGATCGATGGACCGTTTCAGTTAAAAAATGTAGAATATTTTCCAAAGGTTAAAAACAGGAAAACGGGCCAGACTATTGATTTAAGGGCTTATGTAAAAGCATGTATCTCAACGAAAGAAATTTTTGTCTATGCACAGCCTCTTGCAAAAAACACAAAGGTTTTTACAAAATGGGATTCGTCTAAATATATGTCAGGGAAAGTAAATGATTATATTGCAATCAGACAAGATGATATTGAAGATGTATATATTATAGAGAACTCTATTTTTAATGCTACATATCAAAGAATATCC
- a CDS encoding stalk domain-containing protein codes for MKRVMAAILSLSVLMGAPSSAFASSYIMHTVKSGDNLYSISQEHNVSYAQVANLNGKDELYAGNLVKVRPISGNKDIRIYLNDQVITADTLPYIENGRTFVPIRFIAEAIGIEQINWNDHNEEAILMKNGVTISLPIRQSYAMIDHKTITLDAPINIYNGRTFVPLRFVAEAFNVDVEWQESTASVKLYTKGYKPVKTETVMKASISYSQEDLYWLSRLVHAEAEAEPFEGKLAVANCIINRKKSKDFPNTIKEVIFDRNWGVQYTPTANGTIYNTPSEESVKAARMALEGNNNIGESLYFLNPKKSTNNWIVKNRTFYRRIQNHDFYL; via the coding sequence ATGAAACGAGTTATGGCAGCAATCTTATCTCTTTCCGTACTTATGGGCGCCCCATCCAGTGCCTTTGCATCTTCATATATCATGCATACTGTAAAGTCAGGGGATAACCTATACAGCATTTCACAAGAACATAACGTAAGTTACGCTCAGGTAGCGAACTTAAATGGAAAAGATGAGTTATACGCAGGAAACTTGGTAAAGGTTCGTCCGATTAGTGGAAATAAGGATATACGAATTTATTTAAATGATCAGGTGATTACCGCCGACACTTTACCTTATATAGAGAATGGCCGCACTTTTGTGCCCATTAGATTCATTGCTGAAGCAATTGGAATAGAACAAATCAATTGGAATGATCACAATGAAGAAGCAATTCTTATGAAAAATGGTGTTACAATTTCTCTTCCAATCAGACAGTCTTACGCAATGATTGATCACAAGACAATTACGCTTGATGCGCCGATTAATATATACAATGGAAGGACTTTTGTACCTCTCAGATTTGTAGCAGAAGCATTCAATGTAGATGTAGAGTGGCAGGAATCAACGGCTTCAGTAAAACTGTATACGAAAGGTTATAAGCCAGTAAAAACTGAGACTGTAATGAAAGCTTCTATTTCTTACTCACAAGAAGATTTATACTGGTTGTCCAGACTTGTCCATGCGGAAGCTGAGGCAGAACCCTTTGAGGGGAAATTGGCTGTGGCCAACTGTATTATCAACCGAAAAAAGAGTAAAGACTTCCCTAATACTATTAAAGAAGTTATATTTGACAGGAACTGGGGCGTGCAGTATACGCCAACGGCCAACGGAACCATTTATAATACCCCTTCTGAGGAGAGTGTGAAAGCTGCCAGAATGGCTTTAGAAGGGAATAATAATATCGGAGAAAGTCTATATTTCCTAAATCCTAAAAAATCCACAAACAACTGGATTGTAAAAAATAGAACTTTTTATCGTAGAATCCAAAACCATGATTTTTATTTATAA